Below is a genomic region from Phocoena phocoena chromosome 21, mPhoPho1.1, whole genome shotgun sequence.
CCCTTTACGGCCCTCTTGCTACGCTCAAGTTTCAATAAATGTAattgctttcaatattttcaaatcaaatgtaaaacagtggaAAAATTATATTCCATAACAAAATCTCCACAGAGAAAGCGTAAATTCTGTTGGTTATATCAGTTTTATGGGAGAACAGAGCCTGAGAATAACAATCGATCCACAGTTACTAAcaataattttccagtttttttttaacccaatataaaatatttggaaaagaatattgcTAGCAAAGTAAAGGAAGGTGATAAAGAATAAACTCTTCTGTTATACAAATTTATGGGAGAATGTAACCAGAAAATAACCATCTGTCAGCTGTTATTAGCAGAACTCACATTTAGGACTCTTACTAGATGTAAAGGGATGGAGACACTGCTTGCAGAAGTTTATAATTTTGCCAAGATGATGTGAGTAACACATAAAGGGATTACTAAAAATATGTGTCAGTATATATCAGAGGCCAAATGAGTGTCATAGACAATAAAAACCATAGAAATCCGCTTactaattttatgtatatttgaagCACCTGCCACGTGAGAGGCATTGTGCTAGGGAAAAGAGAtgatgggaaaaaaagacataatttatATCCTAAGAGGGCTCCCAGTTCTATAGTGGGAGAGATCACTATGGTCTCAAAAGATTAGGAATAGTTTCTCAGGGGCTAAAGCTGAACCTTGAGGAACTGGTTTGTTTCAAGTAAGTGAAGAGGGATTAAGTCTTTTCAGGTAGATTACAAAGTCTGGGAAAGTCTTGGAAGAAAAGGTATCTAATCATTTATAATCCCTAACATTTCTTTTGATGGGTTTGTTCACAGAGATATACATACTTGGCACCATTATATCCACCCTTGAGGATTTTAATCTTATGACCTTTTATATGGCTTTTGGAGTTTTGAGGTGAAGTGGAGTTACCATAAATGAGGTTCTTTTTATGGGTTTTATAGTTATATGTGAGAATGCTTAGAATAAGAACATTTTTAGCCATGcgatgtaatttttaaagatgcTTATTTACAGAAATCAACATGGAGCTGAATAATTGCTTGTGTGTACGAATAGAATGGAAGATGTTGTACAGAAAATTACCAGCGTAAAGAAGCTTCCGGATGCAGTGGAACTGCTGAGACATAGAAGCTACATACAGAGGGGTTCCCAGATGAGGAATGTCTTGATCAACATCTATGCCCCAGGATATGAGGATTTCCAGACATTCATGGTGACCTGCCAACACAAAGTACAGGTGAGTTTATGTTTCCTGAATACCTGTTCCCCCCGCAAAACGTACACCTCCACCTAGGTTTCTCCCTGCAGTTATTCACTATAAACAGCATGTTGCTGAAGGAGCTTTCTCCCCTTGTCACTTAAGCTGGGGTCACGGGTACCTTTGCTGGCGGCCTCGTGTGTAGGGGAAGGAAGACAGGACTCCTGCTGGGGTTTGGCACCATATTCCAGAAGCAGTTCTGTGCAGCTGGGGCTGCCTTGTGAGCACGCATTGAATAACGGGGTCACACCGTCTATGGTGATCGCATTTACCTAAACCAAACCAGAGCTCTGAGAATGAGAGTCACAGAATCATACAGCACTCGCTGTCAGGCACTTAAAAACAGGTACGTGACCTGGGAACAGATAATTGAGAACATGTGGCCAGTAAAGATGACAAAGTCTATTTAGCTCACACATATCCATAAGCAAAGCTTAAAAACTACAAGGATAAATAGAAATATGATGTGGTAGATAATCCAGAGGAGTGGGCGTGCGACTAGGggaatcatgaaaaagaaaatacctgaggatcaaatacacaaaaatggattcagggcttccctggtggcgcagtggttgagagtctgcctgccgatgcaggggacgcgggttcgtgccccgatccgggaagatcccacatgccgcggagcggctgggcccgtgagccatggccgctgagcctgcgtgtccggagactgtgctccgcagcgggagaggccacaacagtgagaggcccgcgtaccgcaaaaaaaaaaaaaaaaaaaaaaaaaaaaggattcaatGATTAGGCTccataattaggaaaaaaaggtacaaatgtaATAGTGATGACAGTTGTGGTGAAGCCATTTTGCTCATGGCAGTTGAAATTGGAAATTccatttctgagaatttatctTAAAAGAATCATTGAAAAGATGAGCGAACATTACAGGCATAACGATATTCATCTACGGCTATTTAGAATCTCGACAGCAGCAAACAGCCTGAAGAATACTCCATATGACGCAGCACGCTGCCCATTCCTCTGCAATGACTGGAAAGCCTGCTTAGAGTTCAAGGGGGCGATTTGAGAGCTTTATTTTTGTTCTCCTATTTTTTGAAAACTacgaagaaggaaagagaagcaaatgGAGCACTTTGCTTGATTCTCTCAGCCGGGTGATATGGAAACGTATAACGCTTCTCAGAGGCACTTACGTTAGCTCCAGCTTGCAGAAGTGTCCTGGCACAGGCCACGTGATCTCCAAGGCAGGCCTCGTGTAACGGGGTGACGTGGTCTATGGTTACTGCATTGACATTATAGCCCTAAATGTGACATCAATAATTTTGAAATGTGAGCAAAACGTCAGAAAAAATCCTCTCTATAATTGTCATTAGAGGGCGATATCAAAGATCAGAGAATTTCAGGCACGTCAGGTTTTAGTTAGGAGGAACGGCCAGTTCAAATGCCCACAGCCAGTCGGCTGTCAGATCCCTTGAGCCAAACTGTTGTGACCATCCTATCTGCACCCCGTACTGCCTTAAGCAGTGCACCCAAAGGATTCTGGATGTTTTCTCTAAGCTCTGCTTCcttaacgttttttttttttgactttatgaATCGCTTTGGCTGCTATtgctattttgtcttttgttttgtagAACTGAAGACTGTTTCTGGGCTGGATCCCCTGTTTTGATGGGGGATATAAAATTTCAGGTCAGCCTAGACTGGGGTAAAAAGAAATTGTCTTAAGTTGCTCCATGAATTTTTGTCACTAAATAGGTACGACTACGTAGGGGAGAAAAACCTTTTTTctactcttctaggttcttttggctggtctaataatcaaATTGACATAAGGCCAatgaacagaaggaaaacaagtTTAATTTCATACGTATGGAGGCCCCATAGGTATAGGACCTAGAATTTGTCTGCCGTAGGCTGTTTACctaattttataaacaaagaatCAATTGTTTGTGAAGATTTGACGAGACAAAAGGATTTGGGCTTTTGGAGTAGCAACTTAAAAGTAAGTAAAGTTTGTTTATACAGCTTCCTCCACCCCAAGTTCGCCTTCTCTGGTGACAAGGATGCCCAGCAGGGGGAGGATACCTCCCCTGGGAGCTTTGTTTCCCGATTTCAGGGGGACAAAGGAGAGGCAGAGTGTCCTTCTTTATACTGGCTGTTTCTCATATAGctttaactcaaaataatcaatatgctaTCTGGGCGTATTTTGGGGCAGACTGCTCTGAACCCCATCAACGAGATTGTATGTCAGTGGTTAAGAGATCTGAATACCGAGTCAGTTAGATGTGGGTTTGAAGCTCCATAAtgcagtaattattttaatttggacAACTACTCTAACGGCTAAATTTTAGGGTtaccatgaggattaaatgagatgatatatgcAAAGCAATAATGATTACAATGCCCAGCATATAGgaaatgtttgattttattttattactcaaTGAAAACTAAGTATACAGGAAAtgtttgatttgattttattattcaaTGAAAACTAAGtacaacttaaaatatttttattccaattAAACTAACGATATCAgactaaaataatcaaatattgcTAGGATATGAGATTCCTAGCCTTCTTGCTATTTTTGGTAATTCACTGTCTATTGACAATCGTTCTAAGCAAGGTAATAGGAAGATTTTCGTGGCCAAACCCCCGTAACATCTTATAGATTACCATGCTCTGTGATAATACCAGAATGCacacgaagaatcttaaaatgaaggcaagaaaataaatatcacccCAAAGCTCTGTCACTAGCAAGTGGCAATTTTTAAGATCCCTTAAATTATCCTCCGGGGGGTTTTGAATCGGCTAGCCCGCAGCCAGACTTGGAGAGCTAATTCCCGGCTGCTGCCCACTAAGGTGACCCGTGACAGAAGCTTCTGTGAAGGTCAAGATTCCGCCTCACAAAGCCTGGCTGGGGGCATCCTCTGACTCCTCTCGGCTGCCCCATCCATGGACATGAGCTACGTGTTGAGAAATATCCTAAGATCACTCTCCTCTCCGAGAACTGCAGGACCCTTTCAGGGAGGTTACCCTTTAGAAGTTAGTGACgtttttgcagtttttattgtatttttcatcaagTGATGAGCAAACAACATAGTCACAGGGTTATCCCAGAACTGGAAGGCCACGGGGGGTGCCTGCATCCTTACTGTACAGGTGAGAAAAAGAAGGCTCAGACAGGTTGTGATTCACCTCAGGTGCCAGCCTGGAATCCAGGTGCTCCAAGCCCCCGGCAACGCTGCTTAAAGTGGGTGACAGCCCTTCCTTCCCTTGGAGTCATCCGAGAACATTCCTGTCTGCCTGATACTGGGAAGCACCAGGGCAAGGACTTCCAGATCTGGGTGTGCATTTAAATCACGCTGGCCAAGGCACAGTCCCTTCTACGTCAATAAGGAATCTgtgcttttcagtttttcctcAGGTGAGTCTGGTCTACAGACAGGTGTAAAAATGATTGTTTTGCAGCTTTCCTAGGCGAACCCCTGTAACACACTACAGATCACCATAATGTAAAAAAGACTGCTTAGGCATCCGGTCTGATCACCTCCTCTTGGATGTTTTAGGACTGAACTAAGGCTGCAATTAGCTGTACACGTTGTACTGAGTTAAGCATATTACAAATGTGTGATGAATGATACCTACCTCCAATTACTTCCTGCTTAAATATGACTATCAATGAACAAATATACGGTATGAGAAATTTGAGACAGTAAGACCCAAGACTACaccaaaatattgaaaaagaagtttTGGAGATAAGTGAGAAACTGTGAACTTGGCTAATAATGTGAGTTAAAAAGACTAGTAAAATTTATTaagcaattttattattttgagttaAGTACTACTGGCAACGAATGTTCAGACGCTACGCTCATGGGACGAGGGCATATTTTAAAGTACACGTTATATTTTACCTGCGATAATAATGTTCTCAGAGCGAGAAGACGACCTTGACTTGCCGCTTCATGAAGTGGTGACCGATCTGCCCAGGAACCTGccggaaaagaaagaaaacaaaaatctgtgaGTCGGAGTAAACCCTGAGAGATACAGTTAATTCACGCGGGAGAGACATTATTGAGGCTCCGTGTTCAGTGAAGTGACCAGGATGACTCACCACGTCCCAGAAATTCCATGCTGATCTAAGGGACCCCGATGGGCGGTTTCCAAACTCAGAGGGCTGTGATGCATGTTCTGGAATAGGCCTATCCCAGACCTACTGTACCTTTTGCATTACTCTCCAAAGAAGAGAAGGATTAAAGTCACTAGATCTGCCCAGAAGCCGCCGTTCTATGGTTTTTCAGGcagaccccagaaaaacaacttttgGCACCATCAGCAGGAACGGCAGCGGGCACACcgacctctccccacccctgcccaccctgctgtccccctgctctctgcaccccGACGGTGGCCTGCCCTCGGTGTGAGGGGCTGCAAGTGTCTCAAGGAGCTGAGCTCCAAGTCCTGAAACAGCAATACGCCAGGCGGGTCCCAGAAAGGGGGTGTCACAGGCTGGGAGGGGCAGACTGTCGctggggttttggttttttggtttaactttttattttatattggagtgtagtttcaggtatgcagcaaagtgactcagttatacgtatacatgtatctcttctttttcgaattcttttcccatttaggctgtTATGTAATAGTGAgccgagttccctgtgctatacaatgggtccttgttggttacccatGTTAAATACAgcggtgtgtacatgtcagtcccaaactccccaaAGACCCCTCTCCGCCACCcttctccctggtaaccataagttcgttctctgagtgtgttttgtaaataagttcatttgtatccgtttttttagattccgcatataactgatatcatacgatatttctcatCGGTGTCTGAAACGGTGCTGAGAGCACCAAGGGCTTGCTCGGGGTCACCGATTCTCCTTGTGCCAGCAGTGGACGGATGGAGGTACCAAAGCCTCCAACCGTGTGCCCTGGTGGATAAAGCCCTGACCTGTCATGCGCCCCATGAGTGACCCCTCTTCTGACAGGCCTTTGGCACCTCCCCATTAGGAACATCAGTGCCCTCCCATGTAGAagcccccttttccttctctcccaggcCCCTCTCAGCACCCAGCCAGCACCTGCCCATCCAtcacctgcccctcccacccctcccccgctgTGGTCCGCCCAGGTGACTTTATAAGATAGTGGGTTGGTGCACAGTGattttcttgtaggcaagaccaGCACTGTCAGTTTTATTTAACGGACATGAGAGATCACCTTAGAGTGATTAAACACACAGACTATGCCCATCAGAAAAATACTCACTTACAGGGTATCATCGGCTGATAAAGTAAAGCAATGCTGACAAGACAGAACATCTTCCCGATGCAATGTGACGGTGTGCGAATACATGTCTCCTTGTCTACTACCCTTTTTGTGGATCCATAGGatgcaataaatataaataatttaaagaaataaactactGATCAGTCCTAGTGCAATTTAAATAAAGTCACTTAGCTGTTGGTCAGAAACATAAATTTCATGAAAAGCATGTGTAAAGCTTGCTTATATAGGTCAGGAAAGCACTGCATTATTCCTACACTTCGTACCTTTGAAAATGCCCAGACATACACCTATGCTTCTGTATGATGGTCTTATAGTAGAACTTTGCCACAAGTGAGGTCCAAACAGTTCCACTGGCTAAAATGTGGGACAGATATCACAAGGTTAATGAAATGACCCAGTGAACCCAGTAGAGAGGGCAGAAGTCAACTGACAATCATCAGTCTTTTTATATCCAATGATATTATGGGGGATTATTGAAAATACgaatctttcttttccttacgGCTGATTTTCGAGTGACGGAAATCACAGCTGATGTTGAGTAGTGTTTACTACGTGCGTGACACTGGTCTAAGCAGTGTGTATGAATCTCATTTCGTTCTCACAGCTCTTTGAGGTACatcaattaataataatgtattaataaataatgaatatttctgttttaaagttgAGGAAATGAGAGctgtagaagaaatgaaaacatttaaaacgaGTCACATAGTCTAACTGCAGAGCTGATGCTCTTGTAGTTCCAACTGCACTGCCGTTGTTTCGCCTTCGGATCAAGCAGTATTTCCTGCTTGTCCAGAAGATTAATAAAGCCAACGTCCCGATCTTAGAATTCTCAACTGAACAAAGAGTTACTGTTACTAGTTTTTGTGTATTATTTCTTTCCAGTGGGCAACACTCCTGTACTTTATTAAAAGCGGAGTTGAATTAATGCaccccagtaaatatttgttgataggACAAAATTTGGtggcaaaataataatttataagaaaTTCAAACATTATGCAAAAGTCACCAtcataaataatattcttttggcGAACAACTGTGTCTCAAGTTCCACCTACGAAGATAATATTCAATGCTTTAAAAATCATACACATCTGTTTGTTTTATCATTAAACAACTTGATGGCAGTGTGAAGCTCTAGAGGAGTTCAGAACATATATCAGTTTTCATTGCGaccatttaaataagaaaactatAATATTAACTTTCCCAACAGACTGCATGCGTGAAACCTCTATATTCGGTTTAGTCAGCAGAGCAGTAGTAAATTGATAAGGTCTTAAGTAATCAACGCTTAAATATATGTTTGaagttaaatattcatttataatatttataatgatcATGTGCTCCCTCCTGTATAATGGGTTAATAAATGTCATTATCCTTAATTTACCTCTGAAAGCTGTTTGCTGGATTGTACGATGCCAATTTGTTATCACCGCCTATTCTTCCGCTGTCACTGGCTAATGTAGCAATTAACCAGATGTTGGGACTGGGAAAAGCCTATAGGAATGGCCCTTTGGATTCATTTTGgacttctttctttctagtaCATCATGAAGACATTTAAGGGGCAGCAAAATTAACAATATTTGCAGCTGAGGGTACTAGGTATTCCTGTCTTGCATACAATTTATCCACCGAAACAACTGCGTTTGTCTTCTGAACCATTTCAGCATTGCTTGCAGATgttcaaaagagagaaaagcaggaagaGGGCCATTTAGAAACCAGGCCACTCCAGggccaaaataaagaaatgcaagtaTTCGTTGAATTTACCATCCCGTCACAACCCGGGCTCTCCCCCAAGACTGTCACATAGCTTTCTGTCCCCGCTGTCATCTTCTTGATCACCAAGGCTTAAGTCCCTtagagtggaagaaaaaaaactgaagccAGAGTTTTGTAGGTGCATTTGCTATTATCTCTCTTCATATGACCTCACTGGCATGAACAAGGAGTTAAGTGTCACACAATCTCCAGGAGAGGGCAGACGGTGGTCAGTGAGAGAAGCACCGAGAATACATAGTGCTGGATGAGGGCTCCCTTGGCCCATCGGGCAGGGACCAGGCTTCTGAGAGCCACCGCTCTGTTACTTCCTGGGATGAACTCAGCTCTGCTCACCTGCCTTAAACAGGACCCCTGCTGCCTGTGGTGCCTTAAAGAAGGAGGtgggcaggagaggaggagaaggaaatggaaaccagaagGAAGTGAGAAACCAGGTGCGGGTCGGAGGCCAGAAGTTCACGGAGGAAAAAGACCGAGGGGCCGGGAAGGCCTGGCTTTGCAGCCCAGCTTGGGGCGGTGGTCTTCGGGAAGTACCTAACCCCTCTGCGAGTCAGATTGCccataaaataggaaaaacactACCTATGAGACAGGATTGAGGGCAGATTAGCACCTAGCATTCTTCGTTAAATATGAACTGATCCACAGGGgacattttaatatgaattttaaggAACAATCCTTTTTTCTCCAAAAGTAGGGAAACTCAAGCCATAGATAAGAGCATCTATTGAccaaaatgattttcagtgctatCAGCTTAATTAAATAAACCATATAAAGCGACTGAatgatttataaatgtttttaagcCAACAGTCAACACTGCTGCTGTATTCTTCTTTCCTAAGTAAGGTATAAGAAATAAAGTCATATCAGTCCAGTAAAGGAGTAATTTATAGTACATGCTTGaggtcaatggaaaaaaaaagtttttgttttgaattctgCTTGCTTAACTCCCAAGCACCCccctctcattttcttccttataatTCCTCAGATGAATTTCTATAA
It encodes:
- the ASB5 gene encoding ankyrin repeat and SOCS box protein 5 isoform X2, yielding MSWIYLNSGWLEVPWGDGDLGSWADRSPLHEAASQGRLLALRTLLSQGYNVNAVTIDHVTPLHEACLGDHVACARTLLQAGANVNAITIDGVTPLFNACSQGSPSCTELLLEYGAKPQQESCLPSPTHEAASKGHHECLEILISWGIDVDQDIPHLGTPLYVASMSQQFHCIRKLLYAGADVQKGKYWDTPLHAAAQQSCTEIVNLLLEFGADVNARNTELLRPVDVATSSSLVERLLLQHEATPSSLCQLCRLCIRNYIGRPRLHLIPQLQLPTLLQNFLQYR